AATTGCCTGTTATGATGATGTATTGGACGGTATTGGCAAGTGGAAACCAAGTATTCTTTTTTAATGACATTTATGGAAGAGATACAAAGCTTGTGAAAGCGCTAAGCGCCTCTCCATTTAGAAAGTAAAGGATAATATTTTAAAAGATTGAGATAATTTGTTTGAAAATTGAGAGGCTAAATTAATTTTTTTATTTTGCAATAGTTTAATAGAGAATGAATTAGATTTATTTCATTCAAGTTCTATTTTTTGAAGGTAGATGCTTGAAAGTGAAGTGGGTTTTATATGATATTTTTACGAATTATTTTTTATGAAGAAGAAAAAAACCACTCTCAGATTGATTTTGCTCAAATATTTTGGCGGATTGCTTGCGGCGGCTTTTGTTTTGAGCAGTATCGTTATCTTATTTAATGTTTATCAGATCACTTACAAGAATATTCGTGATCAGGTTCTTCCACTTAGAAACTCAAGTTTATCAAGGCACTTTTCAAATGAATTGCATGAAGTATTGATTCATGCGGATGGAGTAAAGCGAAACTTACTAGTACAAGAATGGTTTGAGCGAAAATCCAATGATGAGAACATCTTAATAGAACAAATGAGGAATTACGATGATGTTTTTCAGGCGTTTGATGATTTTGGATTAGTGGATATTAATAGATATAAAATAATTTCCAGTGATCATATGTCTGATTATGATCCGGAAAGCTCAGGCTTCTCATGGATTAATAGCCTGTTGGGGATGAAAGAGAATTTTGATGTTTCATTTAAATATTATACTGAAAGTAATACGACAAGAGGCAGGCTTAATGAGTATTATATGTTTGTTGATCAAAAAATAATACTTGATGATAAATGCGAGGGCATATTTTATACAGCGAAGAGCTTGAAAGATTTTTATAATAAGCTTGTTGAGCTTGAAGAGGGGAATTTTAGCCGTAACTATTTAATTGATGGCAATAAGGTGGTGATTCACAATGTGCTTAGATATGATGATGGTGAGGTGTTGGAAAAAGAGGAAGATTTTTCTTTAATCCAGAATTTAGTAGAAGAGAGGGCTGATGGTATATTCGAATACACCAAAGGGGACGATAAATATTTGGCTAGTTTGCAAACGGTTCCAGGCTCTGATCTTAAAGTGATGAGTTCTGTGCAAGTCAAAGAGATGGTTATGCCATTTTTTAAGAGTTTGGGACAGAAATTTCTTTTAGTCCAGTTTGTGATATTTGGCCTTTGTTTTTTAGTGATTTTTTGGATTAGCAGATACTTCAAGAACGCTACTTATAAAATGATAGAAATTGCCAAGTATTTGCAGAAAGGAGATTTTGAGAAGATAGATAAAGGTTTTGATACGAGTGTTTATGAACTAGAAAGCTTGAAAAGTACTTATGATGAGTTGGCGGATTCTATCGAAGACTCAACGAAATTTGCCAGAGAGATAGAAAAAGGCAATTTGGATGTGGAGTATGAGAGAAATTTTGCCGATAATAAATTGATGAAGTCGCTGTTGGAGATGAGATCAGCTCTCAAAAATGCGAAATTAAAGGATCAGCAAGATCAATGGGTCGTTGAAAATATGGCGACATTTAATGAAGTATTGAGAAGCAGCGAGGAAGAAGTTGAAAAATTGACTTCATATATTTTGTCCAAAGTAATGGAGCTTTTGAATGCAAGTCAAGGAGCTATTTATTTGGAAGAAAATGGAGTATTGAAACTTGCCGCAAGTTATGCTTATCATTTTAATGATGGTTCTGTGGAAGAGGAAATGCTTGTAGGGGAGGGAATCCTGGGGCAAGCATATAAGGATAAGGAGTTTGTTTGTTTATCTGATTTTCCAGAAGATTACCTGCCTATAATATCTGGCTTGGGGGAGTCTAAGCCAAAGGCTGTTTATATATCTCCTTTATTGACTAATGAGAATGCGGAAGGAGTTATCGAAATAGCTTCTTTTTACGAGTTTGAGGAACATGAAATTGCTTTTATAAAGAAAATGAGCGAAGCTTTGGCAAGTACTATTGCATTCATGAAATCCAAAGAGAAAATCTCGAAGTTTTTGGAGGAAAGTCAATTGCAAACAGAAACGCTTAGAATACAGGAAGAGGAAATGCGTCAAAACATGGAGGAGCTATTAGCTACTCAAGAGAAGATGACGAAATTGCAAAATGATTCATTGGCTAAGGAAAAAGCATTGGAGGCATGGTTTGGTGTCGAGATGTCAAAAAGTTCATTTGTTGTGTTTACGGTCGAGTTCAATGTGGCTTTTTCTTCTATGCCTAATTTTAGTAAAACAGGTTTGAGAGTATTGGAAGGCAATGTGAATGATAATTCGATTATATTTGAAGAATGGAAGTCAAAATTTGCCGAAGCGAGAAAAATAGGGCGTGAAATTAATTTTAAAATAAGTTCAGAACGCAACGGAATAGCTTACCAGCTTTCTCCTTTAAGAGGCGAGAATGATATAGTCTTCGGCTATATTTTGAAATACGCTTAGTTTTTGCTCAATAGATTTATTTTTAGTTTATAATTCATTAAGTTGTATTCAGTGAACTTGTTTTAATTGGCAAAACATAAAATTCAAAGATGGAATACAGATTATTAGAGGAACTTGTGGCTATCGATTCGCCTACAGGTTATACGGACGAAGCTTGCAAATACATATATGATTTTTTCAAAAATTTAGGTTATCAGCCTCAATATACTAATAAGGGAGGTGTGAAGTGCGCTTTAGGACCTGAGCCGGTTTTATCTATTGCAGCCCATGTGGATACATTAGGTGCTATTGTCAGTGGTGTGAAACCTGACGGGACGCTAAGAATCTCTCCTTTAGGAGGCTTGCTTTTGACAAGCGCGGAAGGCGAGTATGTCAAAATTGTGACTATGGAGGGAAAAGAGTATACAGGAACTTTATTGCTTGATAACCCTGCGGCTCACGCGAATAAGGAAAGAGAGACTACAAATAGAAGTCTTGATAATATGCATATTAGAGTCGATGAGGAAGTATATAATCAAGAGGATGTTAAAAAACTTGGAATCAGAACGGGAGATTTTGTTTGCTTTGATCCTAGATATCAAGAATTGAGCAGCGGTTATATCAAATCCAGATTTATGGATAATAAAGCAGGTTGCTTGGTTTTGTTTGAAGTTGCTAAAAGTCTTAAAGACAAAGGAGTGCAAGCTCCAGTTGAGCTTTATTTTTCAAATTTCGAAGAAGTAGGGCATGGAGCAGCTTCATCAAGCGCTTACGCGGATACGATCGAGGAAATGCTTGTGATAGATATGGGAGTATTAGGTGAAGCTTGCGAAGGAAATGAGGTTTCTTGCTCTATCTGCGTTAAAGATTCAAGTGGACCGTATCACTTTGGGTTTAGAAAAAAACTAGTAGAGTTGGCTGAGTCAAATAGCATTCCTCATAAAATTGACGTTTATCCATTTTATGGTTCTGACGGCAGCGCGGCTTTAAGAGGCGGTAATGATTTTAAAGTTGCTTTGATTGGTCCTGGGGTTGCGGCATCTCATGGTGTTGAAAGAACGCATAAGAAAGGCATTGAAGCTACATTTGATTTGACAATGAAATATATCGAAGATCGATTTAGTATATAATGGAAAACTCCGCTAGAGCGGAGTTTTAACAATATTTTTTATACTCGTTTATATCAATTTTTGATTTTAAATCATGAAGTAAATTGAATAGCCCGAAAAAGGTGCGATTCATATAGATAAAGTGCTTTGAACCCCGATTTCCATTCATTTTTCTCAACTGTGAATCTTTCGCGTACTTTTCTCCAAGCGAAGCGATTTTTCCAAAGAATACTTCGTTAGCAAAATCGAAAGTTTCGCTTTGCAAAGGCTGTGTGAATAAAGAAAGCATGTCATAGAACATCTCCGAAAAGTATTTGATTTCTACTTCGGAATCTTCTTTGCGCAAAATTTCCAATTCAAATAGTTTGGACATGAATATCTCTGGATCGTTAATGTTTTCATACCTTGCCAATTCGAAATATGGCGTATAGAATTCTTCGGGTATGAATTTCATGCAACCAAAATCCAAAGCAACTAAGTTGCCTTCAGCATTTGCTAGGAAATTGCCTGGGTGAGGATCAGCATGTACTTTTCGTAACTTATGGATTTGAAACATGTAAAAATTCCATAAGGCTTGCCCAAGTTGATTATTAAGGCTTTGATCGTTGTTTGTTTTGGTGAATTCGGATAAATGAAGCCCTTTCATCCAGTCCATGGTGATAATTTTCTCACAGGATAGCTCTGGATAATAGTTAGGGAACTCCAGATGAGGAATGTGTTGGCAAGCATTGGTAATCTCTTGGCTTTGCTTTAACTCGAGAAGGTAGTTTGTCTCTTCGATAAGCTTCTGCTCGACTTCCTTGAAGTACTCCTCAGATCCTTTGCTTGGCAAATTAAACATCTTTAAGGCGATGGGCTTTACCAATGCGAGGTCGGAGGATATGCTGTCTGCTACTCCCGGATACTGTATCTTAACAGCGAGCTCTTTGCCGTCTTTTTGGGCTTTATGCACTTGGCCGATACTCGCCGCATTGATCGCTTCGTTGTCGAACTTTTCAAAAAGCTCGTCTGGTCTTTGATTAAAGTATTTTTTGAATGTTTTGTTAACTAGCGGCCCTGATAGAGGAGGCACGGAAAATTGCGACAGCGAGAACTTTTCAACATATGCTTGAGGCAAGAGGTTTTTTTCCATGCTAAGCATTTGAGCGACCTTGAGAGCGCTTCCTTTTAGCTCTTTTAATCCGTCGTATATATCGGCAGCATTTGATTGATTAAGCTTGGATGTGTCCAAGGATGGGTTCACAAGCTTTTCTCCATAATATTTGATGTAGTTTCCTCCAACCTTGATGCCTGTTTCCATGATTTTGGTAGCGCGCTGTATTTTTCCAGTTGGGATGTTAGTGATTTTTTTCATAATCGGTCAATGTTTGCAATAGGCTTGACATAGCGTCCAGCACTGAACTTCAATCGTTGAAACGTTCTTTGAAAAGAAATTTCCCAAAGTCTATAGTGTTTTCGAGAGGGTTGGTATTCAGTAACTCGAATCCGGCATTTACTGATTTTTCGATGAAAATATCTGTTTTTTCGAAACCAGCTGAATCATCGTCCAACCAAAATTTCAAAGTTATCAACAGCTGAATCCAGAAGCTTTCTTCAATATTTTTTTCTTGGGCCTTCTTAAGTTTCTCAGGAGTTTTCTCAGTGATTTCATGATCGATTGAACTGATGTATTTTTTGAAGTTCTCTCTGAGCAATCCTAGTTTGGTTAGGTTTTTCAGTGAAGGCTTGTCGCTGTTGATGCTTAACATTACAAAACTTCTATTGGCTTTTAGAACCTCAAAGAAGGTAAAGTAGAAGGCCAAAAGCTTTGATTTGAAATCATATGTTACATAGTTTGGGTCTTCAGAAAGCACCTCAAGTGTATGGTCGAACATGTTTGCAAAGATATGTTTTTCGATATTGTCGAGACTGCCGAAGAATTTGTAAAATTCGGTTTCCTCAATTTCATGATTTTTGCAGAACAAATAAACTGAGCTTGGAGTTTGGTTGTTTTCGAGTGAGTCATTCATGTACCATTCGAAAATTTTCTCTTTAGTCATTGCGTTATATTTAAGTTTGTTTATGAATCATTACGTATAGATAAACAAAATGTGCCGTTTTTGGCTGTTTTTATTGAATAAACATTTTAGACTTGGATATGTGAGAGGCTTTTTAAAGTAATTGTAAAATGGATTAAATTTGTTGTTTTAGCAGTTAAATAGATTCATTTGAAAAATTAATTAGGTATTATTGAGCATGAAAAATATAAAAATGAAAAAGATCGTATTATTCTTCTTTTTGAGTGTAGTGACAGTAATGTCAGGATTTGCGCAAAGGACTGTTTCAGGTGTTGAACTTCCAGAATCGATTGTTTCGATTAAGGGTAAAACTTTGCAACTAAATGGCGCTGGAGTCAGGGAAAAGTTTTGGATTAAATTATATGTTGGCTCATTATATACGCAGGTGGTTACTGATGAGCCGCATACGATAATAAATGAGGATGAGCCTATGTCTATCAGATTGAATATAATATCAAGCTTGATCACGGCGGATAAAATGATGAGTGCCATTAAGGATGGTTTTGAATTATCTGCTCCTAAGCCATCTACTGAGTTGAAAACTAAAATCACAGAATTTGAAAATTTATTCAAAACCATGAAAATTGAAGAAGGCGATGAAATTTCCTTTGAATATGTGCCTTATGAGGGAACCAAGGTTACTCGCAATGGTGAATTGGTAAAGACTATTGAGGGCTTGGATTTCAAAAAAGCTTTGTATGGCATATGGTTAGGAAAAAATCCAGCAGATAAAAAACTAAAAAATGCTATGCTTGGCAAGGCGAAGTAAGTATTGAAGTTGATTGAAAAATATGAATTATTATTAAAGGCTGCTTATGCAGTCTTTTTGTTTTTAAGCAATTTGTTTGGCTCTTGAGCTTAGGACTGAATTATACCATTTTGATTAATGGATTATTTTCAGTCTTTTTTTTTGACTCATATGAAATTAATCAGTTGGTTATATTTCTTTAAAATTTAAATAATTAAATTTAGAATAATAAAAATTATAAAAAATACCATTTTTGAGATGTGCCTACAGATATTCGTTTCACGACAGCTTAAGCAAAGATACCCTGAATTTTTTGTTTGAAATATGAAGTTTGATGAATAGGAAGGTGCTTGAATAAATTGTTAAAGTCCCTTTGGGAAAATTTCAAAGAAAATGAAAAAGATTAACTTTTTACTTGTTGCCATCATGGCAATTTTCATCTCCTCGTGTTCAAATGATGGTATTGAGGATAGCTTATCAACTAAGGATGCTGAAGCATCAAAATCTGGATTAGTTTCAGAAAAAGAGTACAATCTGGATTTGCCAAAAATCGTGGATGATAGAATGTATTTCGAGAACTTCGATCACATGAATGAATTCATGAAGGTATATCAAGAGATCGAGCCGGATTATTTGGATGAGAAAAGCAAAGAAGCTGATTTTATTTCTTGGAATGATGTTTTGAACGCTGAAGAAGGTCAAGAGATTCCAAGAAAATTGAACAACTTAGTGGATTCTGACCTTGAAGATCCTAGATTGGTTAGATTGTTAAATTACAACCAAGAGATTAGAGTAGGGGAATTGATATGCAGAATCGAAGACGAATATGTTTTCATGTATGTTGATGGAAATTTTGATCAAGTTGAGGCATTTAAAGCTAAAGGTATCGGAGAGAAGCTTGAGTATGATGAGCCTGTATTGATAAATGAAAAACTGATAGCGGCTAAGCCTCTTAAGGAGATTAAAGATGATGAGTCAAAAAGATCAATGATCTGGATTTTTGGATACGGATGGAGATGCAGCAACAATTACAACTCTTATAATTCTTCGACACGAATGAAAAGCACGCATTGGGCTACAAATGTATACTTCTACAAGTCCGCTGGTATGAAGACTAAAATGCAGAAGAAAAAAGGATGGTGGATATTCAAATCATGGAAGTCTGAAAGAGCTAAGAAGATAAGCGTGCAAGGACAAGTGCATTTCTCTGTGTCGGGCGTACCTTTTACTCAAACTCAAAACTTCAATAAAATTAGATATAATTCAAGTTCAGCGACTCATACTATTTTCTGGGCAGTAGGTTTTGGCGTTAAGATCAAAGCTGGAAATATCACAGGTATTTCAGGAGCTTCAGGAGCATCTGTTAAGATAAAGAACTCGAGTTATTCAAATCACTATACAGAATATGGTAGCTCAAGCAGAAGCAGAGGACCAAAATTTTGGCCATGGTAGTATGCAAGTAGTGTAAATACAAAAACTCCAGTCTAGTATTATTAGACTGGAGTTTTTATGGTTTATTGATTCTTGTCTTTTCTTCGACCTCTGTTAACCCATAAATTGTCTCCTTCGAAATTGTCGCCATCATAATCAAAATCAAAGTGTCTTTGTCTCATTTCCATTTCGGGCCTTGCTTCAAGTTCCAATTTGGAGTTTTTTTCTTTCCCTTCTTTCATCACTTATCTTTTTGGTGGTTTTAATCAATGGTTTGAAAGCAGACAAGCATAAAAATCAGCGTTGTACTTTTCTGCCTCTGTCTATCCATTCTTCATCATTCTCGAAGTTGTCGCCATCATAATCTGTATCGAATCTTTCTTTTTTAGGATTCGCTTTTTCATCGTTGTATACAGCAAATGCTTCAAGAATTTTGGATTTGTAATTCATCGTATTTAGTATTTGTTTGTATGGATTAACAAACCTTAAATGAGAATGTTCATGCCTTCGCTTCTATGTTTTCCTTGAATTGGATACCACCAAAAAGGTATAGGAATAATACTCTGGAAATTCTAAACGAGAAAGGCAATAAGACTAAGCTTGCTCCAAGCACTGAGACAATATATACCCACATGGCAGGTTTTGCAAAAAGGTGAAGCATCAAGCCTGTGGCCACCATGATAGCAACATTGAATGCGTAAGAAATATACATCGCTCCAATGAAGAAGCCGGGTTCTACCTCAAATCTTTGTTCGCAATGAGGGCATGTTTTATTCATTTTATTGAAATGAAGCAATTCATGCCATTTGTGTTTGTATATGTCTCCAGTATGGCATTTGGGGCATTTTCCATTCAGTAGAGCTTGGGTTCTATTTTTCATGATTGGGTCCGTTGATTGATTGTCTTGTAAAATTAGTTTTTTAAAGTATTCAATGTTCTTATATTTGGGCTAAAAGTTTGTATAAATAGGCATAGTTATATTATAGGTGAAAAGTCTTCCTGTTTTTTCCATAAAGGATTTTGAAGAAAGAGCTGGAGAGCTCGTGTATGTCAGTGACTTGAAAGAGCATATTGGCAAATATGATTTTATAGGAAACCCTCATAAGCACAACTTTCATTTATTGCTTTTAACGGAATCAGAAGGGAATCATTATGTGGATTTTGTTAATCATCATTTTTCAGGGTATACTTTGCATTATCTAGCTCCCGGAAGAGCGCATCGATGGATATTCAAATCAGAAAAACCGAAGGGGAGGGTGATTTTTTTCTATGAAGATTTATTTGGCTCTTGTGGCAACGTGCCTTCTGTGATTGAGAGACTTTCATTTTTGAATGTTCCATCGCCTTACCCTATTCATAATTTGACAGAAGAGGATTGGAATGATGCCCAATGGTGTGTCGGGAAAATCGAAAGCCAAAATGGCTCAATGGAGTTCGGCGCTGATATTTTCGTCAAGAACACTATGGAAATGTTGTTGGTGATATTTGAGCGATTGTCACTTAAAAAAGGTGTCTCTAGTGTTGATCCGCGCTCAAGAAGCTGGAAAGAGCTAAGGCGGTTTCAATTGTTGCTTGAAAGAAATTTCGAGACAAGGCATCAAGTGAATTGGTATGCTGATCAGATGAATGTGAGTACAAGTCGGTTGAAGCAATTATGCAAAGTTTGCATGAGTGATCCGCCTGGGCGAATGATTAAGCAGAGGAGGTTGTTGGAAGTGAAGAGATTGCTGAAGATGACTTCTATGAGTTTTAGTCAAATAGCGGCGGAATTGAATTTTACGGATTTGGCTCATTTAAGCCACTTTTTTTTAAAAAGTGAAGGTGTTACAATGAGAGAGTTTAGAGAAGCTTAGTTAATTATTCATTTTCACAAATCGCTGAAAAATTAACGATTTCATTATTTTGAACCTCAAAAGATATGAGTATGGGTTGGCAACAAACTTCGCAATCTTCCACGTATTCTTGTCGCATTACACTATAATCGATGAGCGTACTAATTGACGCCCAACAGTATGGGCATTGGAAATTAAATTCTTCAAGCATTTTATGAAAGGATATTGACAATAAACTGATGTCAATACCCTTGCAAAATTAATACAAATCAATAAGATACTTGATTAAATCCGTTGTGGTAACAATTCCCACAACTTTTTCACCATCCATTACCGGCAAAGCATGAAATTCGTGCGATGCTAGAATTTCAGCGGCTTCTTTGATCGTTTGATCTTGTTGTACTGTTACTGGCTTTTTGATCATGACTTGATCTAGTGTCAGTAGATTGTAAATAACAGTATCAACAGCTCCTTCATCATCGCCAAAATTATTAACGAAGCTAATTCTTTGCAAATCAGTCAAACTAATGATTCCCACCAATTTGCCGTTTTCAACCACAGGCAAGTGTCTGATTTTGTTCTTTAAAAATGTAGCTTCTACCTCCTCCAAGCTCGATGAGGGAGAGATTGTTATCAGTGATGAGCTAACTATTTTTGATATTGGCTCTCTTTTTTTCATAATTTTTAGGGTTTTGAAATTAATTGTTTATGCAATTATGAAATTTTGATAAGCAAAGACGATGATAAAAGTAATAAGTCTATATGAATTTTATCATGATTTTTTTGACTCGAAAATGAGTGTTAAGTAGTTTTAATATTTGAATTGTATTA
The Aureibacter tunicatorum DNA segment above includes these coding regions:
- a CDS encoding chalcone isomerase family protein, coding for MKKIVLFFFLSVVTVMSGFAQRTVSGVELPESIVSIKGKTLQLNGAGVREKFWIKLYVGSLYTQVVTDEPHTIINEDEPMSIRLNIISSLITADKMMSAIKDGFELSAPKPSTELKTKITEFENLFKTMKIEEGDEISFEYVPYEGTKVTRNGELVKTIEGLDFKKALYGIWLGKNPADKKLKNAMLGKAK
- a CDS encoding ABC1 kinase family protein — its product is MKKITNIPTGKIQRATKIMETGIKVGGNYIKYYGEKLVNPSLDTSKLNQSNAADIYDGLKELKGSALKVAQMLSMEKNLLPQAYVEKFSLSQFSVPPLSGPLVNKTFKKYFNQRPDELFEKFDNEAINAASIGQVHKAQKDGKELAVKIQYPGVADSISSDLALVKPIALKMFNLPSKGSEEYFKEVEQKLIEETNYLLELKQSQEITNACQHIPHLEFPNYYPELSCEKIITMDWMKGLHLSEFTKTNNDQSLNNQLGQALWNFYMFQIHKLRKVHADPHPGNFLANAEGNLVALDFGCMKFIPEEFYTPYFELARYENINDPEIFMSKLFELEILRKEDSEVEIKYFSEMFYDMLSLFTQPLQSETFDFANEVFFGKIASLGEKYAKDSQLRKMNGNRGSKHFIYMNRTFFGLFNLLHDLKSKIDINEYKKYC
- a CDS encoding AraC family transcriptional regulator translates to MKSLPVFSIKDFEERAGELVYVSDLKEHIGKYDFIGNPHKHNFHLLLLTESEGNHYVDFVNHHFSGYTLHYLAPGRAHRWIFKSEKPKGRVIFFYEDLFGSCGNVPSVIERLSFLNVPSPYPIHNLTEEDWNDAQWCVGKIESQNGSMEFGADIFVKNTMEMLLVIFERLSLKKGVSSVDPRSRSWKELRRFQLLLERNFETRHQVNWYADQMNVSTSRLKQLCKVCMSDPPGRMIKQRRLLEVKRLLKMTSMSFSQIAAELNFTDLAHLSHFFLKSEGVTMREFREA
- a CDS encoding DUF983 domain-containing protein is translated as MKNRTQALLNGKCPKCHTGDIYKHKWHELLHFNKMNKTCPHCEQRFEVEPGFFIGAMYISYAFNVAIMVATGLMLHLFAKPAMWVYIVSVLGASLVLLPFSFRISRVLFLYLFGGIQFKENIEAKA
- a CDS encoding TetR family transcriptional regulator C-terminal domain-containing protein; this translates as MTKEKIFEWYMNDSLENNQTPSSVYLFCKNHEIEETEFYKFFGSLDNIEKHIFANMFDHTLEVLSEDPNYVTYDFKSKLLAFYFTFFEVLKANRSFVMLSINSDKPSLKNLTKLGLLRENFKKYISSIDHEITEKTPEKLKKAQEKNIEESFWIQLLITLKFWLDDDSAGFEKTDIFIEKSVNAGFELLNTNPLENTIDFGKFLFKERFND
- a CDS encoding GAF domain-containing protein gives rise to the protein MKKKKTTLRLILLKYFGGLLAAAFVLSSIVILFNVYQITYKNIRDQVLPLRNSSLSRHFSNELHEVLIHADGVKRNLLVQEWFERKSNDENILIEQMRNYDDVFQAFDDFGLVDINRYKIISSDHMSDYDPESSGFSWINSLLGMKENFDVSFKYYTESNTTRGRLNEYYMFVDQKIILDDKCEGIFYTAKSLKDFYNKLVELEEGNFSRNYLIDGNKVVIHNVLRYDDGEVLEKEEDFSLIQNLVEERADGIFEYTKGDDKYLASLQTVPGSDLKVMSSVQVKEMVMPFFKSLGQKFLLVQFVIFGLCFLVIFWISRYFKNATYKMIEIAKYLQKGDFEKIDKGFDTSVYELESLKSTYDELADSIEDSTKFAREIEKGNLDVEYERNFADNKLMKSLLEMRSALKNAKLKDQQDQWVVENMATFNEVLRSSEEEVEKLTSYILSKVMELLNASQGAIYLEENGVLKLAASYAYHFNDGSVEEEMLVGEGILGQAYKDKEFVCLSDFPEDYLPIISGLGESKPKAVYISPLLTNENAEGVIEIASFYEFEEHEIAFIKKMSEALASTIAFMKSKEKISKFLEESQLQTETLRIQEEEMRQNMEELLATQEKMTKLQNDSLAKEKALEAWFGVEMSKSSFVVFTVEFNVAFSSMPNFSKTGLRVLEGNVNDNSIIFEEWKSKFAEARKIGREINFKISSERNGIAYQLSPLRGENDIVFGYILKYA
- a CDS encoding CPXCG motif-containing cysteine-rich protein — translated: MLEEFNFQCPYCWASISTLIDYSVMRQEYVEDCEVCCQPILISFEVQNNEIVNFSAICENE
- a CDS encoding M42 family metallopeptidase, which encodes MEYRLLEELVAIDSPTGYTDEACKYIYDFFKNLGYQPQYTNKGGVKCALGPEPVLSIAAHVDTLGAIVSGVKPDGTLRISPLGGLLLTSAEGEYVKIVTMEGKEYTGTLLLDNPAAHANKERETTNRSLDNMHIRVDEEVYNQEDVKKLGIRTGDFVCFDPRYQELSSGYIKSRFMDNKAGCLVLFEVAKSLKDKGVQAPVELYFSNFEEVGHGAASSSAYADTIEEMLVIDMGVLGEACEGNEVSCSICVKDSSGPYHFGFRKKLVELAESNSIPHKIDVYPFYGSDGSAALRGGNDFKVALIGPGVAASHGVERTHKKGIEATFDLTMKYIEDRFSI
- a CDS encoding CBS domain-containing protein is translated as MKKREPISKIVSSSLITISPSSSLEEVEATFLKNKIRHLPVVENGKLVGIISLTDLQRISFVNNFGDDEGAVDTVIYNLLTLDQVMIKKPVTVQQDQTIKEAAEILASHEFHALPVMDGEKVVGIVTTTDLIKYLIDLY